One genomic window of Vibrio parahaemolyticus includes the following:
- a CDS encoding GNAT family N-acetyltransferase, which translates to MQYIEVKSSDIPLDLLLEADPSEVNIASYLSDSWCFAASDHGQILAACIVKAQTNCFAEIFNVSVSPELQGQGIGSKLLKFVLSQLPSKGINRVELGTGTFGYQLTYYQRLGFRVDSIIKDHFLLNYPEPIYENGIQHKDMLRLYVNV; encoded by the coding sequence ATGCAATATATCGAAGTCAAAAGTAGCGATATTCCACTAGATTTGTTGCTTGAAGCTGATCCTTCTGAAGTTAACATCGCTTCATATTTATCTGATTCATGGTGCTTTGCTGCATCAGATCATGGGCAAATTTTAGCGGCTTGTATCGTTAAAGCGCAGACTAACTGCTTTGCTGAGATATTTAATGTATCAGTTTCTCCAGAACTCCAAGGTCAAGGTATTGGCTCTAAGCTGCTAAAGTTCGTTCTATCTCAGTTACCAAGTAAGGGAATTAATCGTGTAGAGCTTGGTACGGGTACATTTGGTTATCAACTGACTTATTATCAGCGTTTAGGCTTTCGAGTAGACTCAATCATCAAAGACCATTTTTTGTTAAACTACCCCGAGCCAATCTATGAAAATGGTATTCAACACAAAGACATGCTGAGATTGTACGTTAATGTTTAG
- a CDS encoding DUF695 domain-containing protein encodes MAWSEETWSVGEATIQGKPVVYKFMNEFPDNSTRSKMEWLTVVSWKYDGSSNNGMPPKHVNELMIKLEDGLETIKGREELYFDVYSATGNDLKEFVFYIANREVFMKHFNEALSGHDVYPIDVNFYQDKEWSDLKKLQTDFGI; translated from the coding sequence ATGGCGTGGTCAGAGGAAACATGGTCTGTTGGTGAAGCCACAATTCAAGGAAAGCCTGTCGTTTATAAGTTTATGAATGAATTTCCTGATAATAGCACTCGTTCAAAAATGGAGTGGCTGACCGTAGTTTCATGGAAATATGATGGCTCTTCTAATAACGGAATGCCACCAAAGCATGTGAATGAACTCATGATCAAGCTTGAAGATGGCCTTGAAACTATCAAAGGTCGTGAAGAACTTTATTTCGACGTATACTCAGCGACTGGAAACGATCTCAAGGAATTTGTGTTTTATATCGCAAATAGGGAGGTATTCATGAAGCATTTTAATGAAGCCTTATCTGGTCATGATGTTTATCCTATTGACGTTAATTTCTATCAAGATAAGGAATGGAGCGACCTTAAAAAGCTTCAGACTGATTTCGGCATATAG
- a CDS encoding SEFIR domain-containing protein — MTKKVFISYAHESEELSDSVLQFSNYLRSQGIDSEIDQYEESPPEGWPKWMMRQVQEADYVLVVCSRLFYERANDFSGSSQGGGVKWETNLILQQLYNLNTNNTKFIPIVFERASLDYIPLPLQPYTHYCVSEEQVKLKLKDRILGLSKSIRPALGEPVTQTVQPEPLEPKERKSMFISTIIDLDLWNQAGWKAMSTIIDPSFQSPPVLGFVFNDNQVGEKIFHRLKKQFGYSDHKNEIRVSIIHGISKSRPQDYKVHFGSNWESMVEKLKAAGLEPDESMIMSLSRVHEMNPNNDTSMAMFKSSFEYFREFYITNVAMDKKNGLKPSSQNMIKMTNILFRTKEEVLADENDPDAVVFSTRE; from the coding sequence ATGACCAAGAAAGTTTTTATTAGCTATGCCCATGAGTCTGAAGAGTTGTCTGACTCTGTTCTCCAGTTCTCGAACTATCTTCGTAGCCAAGGAATTGACTCAGAAATTGACCAATATGAAGAGTCTCCACCTGAGGGGTGGCCAAAATGGATGATGAGGCAAGTTCAAGAGGCTGACTATGTCCTAGTTGTTTGTTCTCGACTATTTTATGAACGTGCTAATGACTTCTCTGGTAGTAGTCAAGGCGGTGGCGTGAAATGGGAAACCAACTTAATTTTACAGCAACTCTATAACCTAAATACCAATAATACTAAATTTATCCCAATCGTTTTTGAACGAGCGTCGTTAGACTATATACCACTGCCACTTCAGCCCTATACGCATTACTGCGTCTCTGAAGAGCAGGTCAAGTTAAAGCTAAAAGATCGCATTCTTGGTTTGTCTAAGTCAATTCGTCCAGCTCTGGGTGAACCAGTGACTCAAACTGTTCAACCTGAACCATTAGAGCCTAAAGAACGTAAATCTATGTTCATCAGCACGATCATTGATTTGGATTTATGGAATCAAGCTGGTTGGAAAGCAATGTCGACAATTATTGACCCTTCGTTTCAGTCCCCACCCGTGCTTGGATTTGTGTTTAATGACAATCAGGTTGGCGAGAAAATTTTTCATCGCCTCAAAAAACAGTTTGGGTACTCAGATCATAAGAATGAAATTCGGGTTAGTATTATCCATGGTATTTCAAAATCTAGACCACAAGATTATAAAGTTCATTTCGGTTCAAATTGGGAGTCTATGGTTGAAAAGCTTAAAGCTGCTGGCTTAGAGCCAGATGAATCGATGATTATGTCATTGAGTCGCGTTCATGAAATGAATCCAAACAATGACACTAGTATGGCAATGTTTAAGAGTTCATTTGAGTATTTTAGAGAGTTCTATATTACAAACGTCGCAATGGATAAGAAAAACGGGTTGAAACCGTCATCCCAAAATATGATTAAAATGACAAATATCCTCTTCCGTACGAAAGAGGAAGTTTTGGCAGATGAGAATGACCCTGATGCAGTAGTGTTTAGTACGAGGGAATAA
- a CDS encoding NIPSNAP family protein, whose product MITCYVRYVIDPKKVKEFEEYARMWIPLVEKFGGQHNGYFLPSEGANNIALALLTFESLSAYEEYRLKSLNDPECIKAFEFADKVDCIISYERSFFRPVLG is encoded by the coding sequence ATGATTACTTGCTATGTCAGGTACGTGATTGACCCGAAAAAGGTCAAAGAATTTGAAGAATACGCAAGAATGTGGATTCCACTTGTTGAGAAGTTCGGTGGTCAACACAATGGCTATTTCCTACCGTCAGAAGGTGCGAATAATATAGCTCTAGCTTTGTTAACATTTGAAAGCTTATCAGCATATGAAGAGTATCGTCTTAAATCTTTAAATGATCCTGAGTGTATTAAAGCTTTTGAGTTTGCAGATAAAGTAGACTGCATTATTAGCTATGAACGTAGCTTTTTCAGACCAGTGCTCGGGTAA
- a CDS encoding LysE family translocator, translating into MFPLEVFVTYTLACLLLVISPGPDNLLAIGRGLSQGRLAAVMSGMSSGAGILFHVVAATFGLTLLIQTSEVAFYVVKLVGAAYLIWLGVKVLRTRNLFSLEPAKKQSLKLIFSTGFLSAALNPKPGMFVLAFVPQFVNPSLGSVTTQMIGYGVWFAALTAIGFSLMGVFSSQLSEWFRNKPKLVSGLNIGAGITFVSSGLAIAFMKQR; encoded by the coding sequence ATGTTTCCATTAGAGGTATTTGTTACTTATACATTAGCTTGTTTACTTTTGGTGATCTCGCCGGGTCCGGATAACTTGCTCGCTATAGGTAGAGGTTTAAGCCAAGGTCGACTGGCGGCAGTAATGTCAGGCATGTCTTCTGGTGCTGGTATTTTATTTCATGTAGTCGCAGCAACATTCGGGCTAACCCTTTTAATTCAAACCTCTGAAGTGGCGTTTTATGTTGTAAAACTGGTTGGCGCTGCTTACCTAATATGGTTAGGTGTGAAAGTACTCCGTACGAGAAACCTGTTCTCACTGGAACCAGCGAAAAAACAGTCTCTGAAACTTATCTTTTCTACTGGGTTTCTATCAGCAGCACTTAATCCGAAGCCAGGTATGTTTGTTCTTGCTTTTGTACCTCAATTTGTAAACCCAAGTTTAGGCTCAGTGACAACTCAAATGATTGGCTACGGTGTGTGGTTTGCAGCATTAACAGCAATTGGCTTTAGCTTAATGGGTGTGTTTTCTTCTCAATTGTCTGAGTGGTTTAGAAACAAGCCTAAACTAGTGTCAGGGTTAAATATTGGTGCAGGTATCACATTCGTGTCTTCTGGGTTAGCAATAGCGTTTATGAAGCAGCGATGA
- a CDS encoding HIT family protein gives MATIVEQIVNREIDSVIVYESDQVIAFADHDPINFGHILICPKTQYRTFIDLPESVFFEITDVARDLYKRIEAKFNPNGIGFMQNNGEAPHFNELDHYHLHIFLRFHGDQYGWVSSELGIQTMDKLRESLKDL, from the coding sequence GTGGCTACGATAGTCGAACAAATTGTTAATCGTGAAATTGACTCGGTCATCGTGTACGAATCTGACCAAGTTATAGCTTTTGCAGATCATGATCCAATCAACTTTGGGCATATTTTAATTTGTCCTAAGACTCAATACCGTACATTCATTGATCTGCCTGAGTCTGTGTTTTTTGAGATCACCGACGTTGCAAGAGATTTGTATAAACGTATAGAAGCTAAGTTCAATCCCAATGGTATCGGCTTTATGCAAAACAATGGAGAGGCACCTCATTTCAACGAGCTCGATCACTACCATTTGCATATTTTCCTTAGGTTTCATGGAGACCAGTACGGTTGGGTTAGTAGTGAACTTGGAATTCAAACTATGGATAAACTAAGAGAATCACTTAAAGATCTATGA
- a CDS encoding VOC family protein, giving the protein MNQHEKLNYVEFGAKDLESTKSFFSSVFGWEFVDYGPEYTAFSNQGLDGGFFKADCCSQTNTGGALLVFYSSDIESTLNKVVQSGGEIIRPIFEFPGGCRFHFLEPSGNEFAVWSKARV; this is encoded by the coding sequence ATGAATCAGCATGAAAAACTTAATTATGTTGAGTTTGGCGCAAAAGACTTAGAGTCGACAAAATCATTCTTCTCTTCAGTTTTCGGTTGGGAGTTTGTCGACTACGGACCTGAATATACAGCTTTTTCAAATCAGGGATTAGACGGTGGTTTCTTCAAAGCTGATTGCTGCAGCCAAACTAATACCGGTGGGGCACTTTTAGTATTCTACAGCTCTGACATTGAAAGTACTCTAAATAAAGTCGTTCAAAGTGGTGGTGAAATCATTCGCCCTATATTCGAATTTCCTGGTGGTTGCCGTTTTCATTTTCTAGAACCAAGTGGTAATGAGTTCGCAGTTTGGTCGAAAGCCCGCGTATAA